The following proteins are co-located in the Streptomyces sp. NBC_01198 genome:
- the metG gene encoding methionine--tRNA ligase, with product MARHLITSALPYINGIKHLGNMVGSMLPADVYARYLRQRGHDVLYICATDEHGTPAELGAKEAGLPVDVFCARAHDAQKAVYDGFALSFDHFGRSSSAQNRDITQRFARRLKENGFIEERAIRQVYSLTDERFLPDRYIVGTCPHCGYDKARGDQCENCTRVLDPTDLIEPRSAISGSSALEIRETKHLFLLQSALADEVEAWLDANSDDWPTLASSIARKWLTEGLRDRAITRDLDWGVPVPADTWPELAAEGKVFYVWFDAPIEYIGSTKEWSDAAPAGEVRDWQSWWYEADESVRYTQFMGKDNVPFHTVMFPATQLGTRDPWKKVDFVKAFNWLNYYGGKFSTSQRRGIFTEAALDLLPADYWRYFLMANAPESDDTSFTWELFAAGINKDLADTLGNFVNRVLSFSRKRFGNEVPAGAPAGAAEARLGEQIAGLLAEYEGHMETLQFRKAAQSLRALWSAGNSYLEEKAPWMEIKTDQDGAALTLRTAMNLIHLYAVISEPFIPASAAAMRAAFALPADDARWVTQDEARTLASVPAGTPFTVPPVLFAKITDDELASYVERFGGDPDAAA from the coding sequence ATGGCTCGTCACCTCATCACCTCTGCCCTGCCCTATATCAACGGGATCAAGCACCTGGGCAACATGGTGGGGTCCATGCTCCCGGCGGACGTCTACGCCCGCTATCTGCGCCAGCGGGGACACGACGTCCTCTACATCTGCGCCACCGACGAACACGGAACTCCGGCGGAACTGGGTGCGAAGGAGGCCGGACTTCCGGTTGACGTCTTCTGCGCCCGCGCGCACGACGCCCAAAAAGCGGTCTACGACGGCTTCGCGCTGTCCTTCGACCACTTCGGCCGCAGTTCCTCCGCCCAGAACCGCGACATCACCCAGCGCTTCGCCCGGCGCCTGAAGGAGAACGGCTTCATCGAGGAGCGCGCGATCCGCCAGGTCTACTCGCTGACCGACGAGCGCTTCCTGCCCGACCGCTACATCGTGGGCACCTGCCCGCACTGCGGTTACGACAAGGCGCGCGGCGACCAGTGCGAGAACTGCACCCGGGTGCTCGACCCCACCGACCTGATCGAACCGCGTTCTGCGATCAGCGGCAGCAGCGCCCTGGAGATCCGGGAGACCAAGCACCTGTTCCTCCTCCAGTCCGCACTGGCCGACGAGGTCGAGGCCTGGCTCGACGCGAACAGCGACGACTGGCCGACCCTGGCGTCCTCGATCGCTCGCAAGTGGCTCACCGAGGGCCTGCGCGACCGGGCGATCACCCGCGATCTCGACTGGGGTGTGCCGGTGCCCGCCGACACCTGGCCGGAGCTTGCCGCCGAGGGCAAAGTCTTCTACGTCTGGTTCGACGCGCCGATCGAGTACATCGGTTCCACCAAGGAGTGGTCCGACGCGGCACCGGCGGGCGAGGTGCGCGACTGGCAGTCGTGGTGGTACGAGGCCGACGAGAGCGTCCGCTACACGCAGTTCATGGGCAAGGACAACGTGCCCTTCCACACCGTGATGTTCCCGGCCACCCAGTTGGGCACCCGCGACCCGTGGAAGAAGGTCGACTTCGTCAAGGCCTTCAACTGGCTGAACTACTACGGCGGCAAGTTCTCCACCTCGCAGCGCCGCGGCATCTTCACCGAGGCCGCGCTCGACCTGCTGCCGGCCGACTACTGGCGCTACTTCCTGATGGCGAACGCGCCCGAGTCCGACGACACCTCGTTCACCTGGGAGCTCTTCGCGGCCGGCATCAACAAGGACCTCGCCGACACGCTGGGCAACTTCGTGAACCGGGTGCTGTCCTTCTCCCGGAAGCGCTTCGGCAACGAGGTGCCCGCCGGGGCGCCGGCCGGCGCGGCGGAGGCCAGGCTCGGCGAGCAGATCGCCGGACTGCTCGCGGAGTACGAAGGCCACATGGAGACGCTGCAGTTCCGCAAGGCGGCCCAGTCGCTGCGCGCGCTGTGGAGCGCGGGCAACTCCTACCTGGAGGAGAAGGCCCCCTGGATGGAGATCAAGACCGACCAGGACGGCGCCGCGCTGACGCTGCGCACCGCGATGAACCTGATCCACCTCTACGCGGTCATCTCCGAGCCCTTCATCCCGGCCTCGGCCGCCGCGATGCGGGCCGCCTTCGCGCTGCCCGCCGACGACGCCCGCTGGGTCACCCAGGACGAGGCCCGCACCCTGGCCTCGGTCCCGGCCGGCACCCCCTTCACCGTGCCGCCGGTGCTGTTCGCGAAGATCACTGACGACGAGCTGGCTTCGTACGTCGAGCGTTTCGGTGGCGACCCGGACGCCGCCGCGTAG